A stretch of DNA from Flavobacteriales bacterium:
GCTTTATCTTCAATGATACCATCTCCAACAACATAGCCGTGGGCGCTGAATACGTGGACCTTGACCGGCTTGTAAAGGCTGCCGAAACAGCCAACATAAGGGAGTTTATTGAAGGACTGCCCCTGGGCTACAACACCAAGATCGGTATGGAGGGCTTGGGCCTCAGCACAGGACAGAAACAACGCATCCTCATCGCCAGGGCCGTATATAAGAATCCGGAAATGATCCTCTTTGATGAGGCCACCAGTTCGCTGGATGCCGAAAACGAACGACAGATCATGCACAACCTGGAAGCCTTTATGAAGGGGCGCACCGCCGTCATCATTGCCCACCGCCTCAGCACGGTCAAGAATGCGGACCAGATCGTGGTACTTGACAATGGGAAGATCATTGAGTTGGGTACACATGATGAACTGGTGGACGCCAGAGGGAGGTATTTCAATCTGGTAAAGAATCAATTGCAACTGGAAAAGCTGGAGGAGAATTGAAAATTAAAAGTTGAAAATTGAAAATGGATCGAAAGCCGAATATA
This window harbors:
- a CDS encoding ATP-binding cassette domain-containing protein, whose translation is FIFNDTISNNIAVGAEYVDLDRLVKAAETANIREFIEGLPLGYNTKIGMEGLGLSTGQKQRILIARAVYKNPEMILFDEATSSLDAENERQIMHNLEAFMKGRTAVIIAHRLSTVKNADQIVVLDNGKIIELGTHDELVDARGRYFNLVKNQLQLEKLEEN